The Leucobacter rhizosphaerae genome includes a region encoding these proteins:
- the priA gene encoding bifunctional 1-(5-phosphoribosyl)-5-((5-phosphoribosylamino)methylideneamino)imidazole-4-carboxamide isomerase/phosphoribosylanthranilate isomerase PriA, protein MSELAEGPELQLLPAIDMVDGTAVRLTQGEAGTETGYGNPVDAAADWIEQGAEWIHLVDLDAAFGRGSNVGVARKIIKKFSRVHIEFSGGIRDDASLEAALEMGARRVNLGTAALENPEWTRSVIARYGDQIAVGLDVRGETLAARGWTEEGGNLWEVLERLEDAKCPRYVVTDVTKDGTLRGPNIDLLRQVCARTARPVVASGGISSLDDIAALREVVPLGVEGAIIGKALYDGAFTLPAALDVAGH, encoded by the coding sequence ATGAGCGAGCTCGCCGAGGGACCGGAGCTGCAGCTGCTGCCGGCCATCGACATGGTCGACGGCACGGCCGTCCGTCTCACCCAGGGTGAGGCCGGCACCGAGACCGGGTACGGCAATCCGGTCGACGCCGCCGCCGACTGGATCGAGCAGGGCGCGGAGTGGATCCACCTCGTGGACCTCGACGCCGCCTTCGGTCGCGGCAGCAACGTCGGTGTGGCGCGCAAGATCATCAAGAAGTTCAGTCGTGTGCACATCGAGTTCTCGGGCGGGATCCGCGACGACGCGAGCCTGGAGGCCGCGCTCGAGATGGGGGCGCGCCGCGTGAACCTCGGCACCGCCGCACTGGAGAACCCCGAGTGGACGCGCTCCGTGATCGCCCGCTACGGTGATCAGATCGCAGTCGGGCTCGACGTGCGCGGCGAGACACTCGCCGCCCGCGGCTGGACCGAGGAGGGCGGCAACCTCTGGGAGGTGCTCGAGCGACTCGAAGACGCGAAGTGCCCCCGCTACGTCGTGACGGATGTGACGAAGGACGGCACGCTGCGCGGGCCGAACATCGACCTCCTGCGCCAGGTCTGCGCGCGCACGGCCCGCCCGGTCGTGGCCTCCGGCGGCATCTCGAGCCTCGACGATATCGCGGCGCTCCGCGAGGTCGTACCGCTGGGCGTCGAGGGCGCCATCATCGGCAAGGCGCTCTACGACGGTGCGTTCACCCTGCCCGCCGCGCTCGATGTGGCGGGGCACTAA